Genomic DNA from Acidimicrobiales bacterium:
GGGCATCGCATGACCGTACTTCGATTGCGAAGGCGTCGATCGCAACCGGCACGACAGGTAGTAGAAGTAGGGCATGAACGTCGCATCCGACGCCCCGCCCGCCACGACCGACTGGCCGGCCGATCTCCATGCCCTGTTGCGTCGAGCCGGCGTCAGGCATGTGAGCTATGTCCCTGATGCGGGTCACGCGTCGCTGATCGATCGATGTCTCGCCGATGCCGAGATCACGACCAACGTGTTGACCACCGAGGAAGAGGGCATCGCCATTGCCACCGGGTGCTGGCTCGGCGGCACCCGGTCGGTGTTGCTGATGCAGTCGTCGGGGGTCGGCAACTGCATCAACATGCTGTCGCTGCCGGTCATGGCCCGCGTGCCGTTG
This window encodes:
- a CDS encoding thiamine pyrophosphate-binding protein, with the protein product MNVASDAPPATTDWPADLHALLRRAGVRHVSYVPDAGHASLIDRCLADAEITTNVLTTEEEGIAIATGCWLGGTRSVLLMQSSGVGNCINMLSLPVMARVPLLMLVTMRGEWAEFNPWQVPMGSATQEVLEAMGITVLRAESAVDVIDMVEQATTMAYDGDQQIAVLFSQRLLGAKKW